The Streptococcus sp. VT 162 genome has a window encoding:
- a CDS encoding deoxycytidylate deaminase — MTEKRLAWDEYFAAQALLIANRSTCKRAKVGAVLVKDNKVISTGYNGSVSGTEHCIDHECLVIEGHCVRTLHAEVNAILQGAERGVPRGFTAYVTHFPCLNCTKQLLQVGCKRVVYINQYRMDDYAQYLYQEKGTELTHLPLETVQTALQEADLI; from the coding sequence ATGACAGAAAAAAGACTGGCTTGGGATGAGTACTTTGCAGCCCAGGCTTTACTGATTGCCAATCGTTCGACCTGCAAACGTGCCAAGGTGGGAGCTGTCCTCGTTAAGGACAATAAAGTCATTTCAACAGGCTACAATGGTTCCGTATCAGGAACGGAACACTGTATTGACCACGAATGTCTGGTCATTGAAGGTCACTGTGTTCGAACCCTTCACGCCGAGGTTAATGCTATTCTCCAAGGGGCTGAGCGAGGGGTTCCCAGAGGATTTACAGCCTATGTGACCCATTTCCCTTGTCTGAACTGCACCAAACAACTGCTACAAGTTGGTTGCAAGCGCGTGGTTTATATCAACCAGTACCGAATGGATGACTATGCCCAGTACCTTTATCAAGAAAAAGGCACCGAGTTAACCCATTTACCATTAGAGACTGTTCAGACAGCTCTTCAAGAGGCAGATTTGATTTAG
- a CDS encoding TetR family transcriptional regulator, with amino-acid sequence MSERKISEKSLENLRKSNQESNFLTREAIETALLQLLEKKDLAKISISELVKRAGVSRAAFYRNYDSKEEILESVFKRSVHNIMEQLSHYDVKTDLYLVWVHLFRAAKKEAKVIQLALDYHLEKIFVQAMQEFLEKYHGKSKGVSSYLHSFWSSAIVSVLLKWIKDGMKVPAEKIADLRLPFFKK; translated from the coding sequence ATGTCTGAACGTAAAATATCTGAAAAATCTCTTGAAAATCTCAGAAAATCAAATCAAGAATCCAATTTTTTAACCAGAGAAGCAATCGAGACGGCTCTTTTGCAACTTCTAGAGAAAAAAGACTTGGCCAAGATCAGCATTTCGGAGCTGGTCAAACGGGCGGGCGTCTCTCGTGCTGCCTTCTATCGTAACTATGACTCCAAAGAAGAGATTTTGGAAAGTGTTTTTAAACGCAGTGTCCATAACATTATGGAACAGTTGAGCCACTACGATGTTAAAACAGACCTTTATCTAGTCTGGGTACACCTTTTCCGCGCAGCCAAGAAAGAAGCCAAAGTTATCCAACTTGCTCTGGACTACCATTTGGAAAAGATTTTTGTCCAAGCCATGCAGGAATTTCTAGAAAAATACCACGGAAAGTCAAAAGGCGTTAGCAGCTACCTTCATTCCTTTTGGAGTTCTGCCATCGTATCGGTTCTGCTCAAATGGATCAAGGATGGCATGAAGGTTCCGGCTGAAAAGATTGCAGATTTACGCTTGCCATTTTTCAAAAAATAG
- a CDS encoding DegV domain-containing protein, whose translation MTWKIVADSGCDYRQLATPAIDTEFVSVPLTIQVADQVFIDDANLNIDHMMETMYATSEASKSACPSPDDYLRAFEGAKHIFVVTITGTLSGSHNSAQLAKNIYLEEHPDTQIHVIDTLSAGGEVDLIVEKINSLIDQGLSYEEIVEAITAYQEKTKLLFVLAKVDNLVKNGRLSKLIGTVVGLLNIRMVGEASETGTLELLQKARGPKKSLQAAYEELIKAGYAGGRIVMAHRCNEKFCQQLSERLLETFPQADIKIIPTSGLCSFYAEDGGLLMGYEIN comes from the coding sequence ATGACTTGGAAGATTGTAGCTGACTCTGGTTGTGATTATCGTCAACTGGCAACTCCTGCTATTGATACGGAATTTGTTAGTGTTCCTTTAACAATTCAAGTAGCTGATCAGGTCTTTATCGATGATGCCAATCTTAACATTGACCACATGATGGAAACCATGTATGCGACTTCTGAGGCTTCAAAATCAGCTTGTCCTAGCCCTGATGATTACTTGCGTGCATTTGAAGGTGCTAAGCATATCTTTGTCGTTACCATTACTGGTACTCTTTCAGGTAGCCATAATAGTGCTCAGCTCGCTAAGAATATCTATCTGGAAGAACACCCTGACACTCAGATTCATGTGATCGATACATTGTCTGCAGGTGGTGAGGTTGACTTGATTGTCGAAAAAATCAATAGTTTGATTGATCAAGGACTTTCTTATGAGGAAATTGTTGAAGCGATTACAGCCTACCAAGAAAAAACCAAGTTGCTCTTTGTCCTTGCTAAGGTCGATAACTTGGTCAAAAATGGTCGTTTGAGTAAGCTTATCGGTACAGTCGTTGGCCTTCTCAACATCCGTATGGTTGGGGAAGCAAGTGAAACTGGAACTCTAGAACTACTCCAAAAAGCGCGTGGACCAAAAAAATCCCTTCAAGCAGCCTATGAAGAGCTCATCAAGGCTGGCTATGCTGGTGGTCGAATTGTCATGGCTCATCGTTGCAATGAAAAATTCTGTCAGCAATTGTCAGAACGCTTGCTTGAAACCTTCCCACAAGCGGATATCAAAATCATCCCTACGTCTGGTCTCTGCAGTTTCTATGCAGAAGATGGCGGTTTGTTGATGGGATATGAAATTAACTAA
- a CDS encoding MerR family transcriptional regulator, with amino-acid sequence MYHIKEAAQLSGVSVKTLHHYDKIGLLVPLKSENGYRTYSQEDLERLQVILYYKYLGFSLEKIAELLKEERTDLLPHLTRQLDYLTQERQHLDTLISTLQKTIQEQKGERKMTIEEKFTGFSYQDNQKYHQKAVEEYGQEVMDQALERQSGREDEATAAFNQVFQTLAQNLQAGLPATAAENQEQAAKLLQAIRTYGFDCSIEVFGHIGKGYVYNPEFKENIDKFGPGTAQYTSDVIATYVRTQTK; translated from the coding sequence ATGTACCATATCAAAGAAGCTGCGCAGCTTTCGGGTGTCTCTGTCAAGACCCTGCACCACTACGATAAGATAGGACTCTTGGTTCCGTTAAAGTCGGAAAACGGCTATCGAACTTATAGTCAAGAGGATTTGGAACGCCTTCAAGTCATTCTTTACTACAAATATCTAGGCTTTTCTTTAGAAAAAATAGCAGAGCTGTTAAAGGAAGAAAGGACAGATTTATTGCCTCATTTGACCAGGCAGTTGGACTATTTGACCCAAGAAAGGCAACATCTGGATACCTTGATTTCCACCTTGCAAAAAACCATTCAAGAACAAAAAGGAGAAAGAAAAATGACGATTGAGGAAAAATTCACTGGATTTAGCTATCAAGACAATCAAAAATACCATCAAAAGGCGGTAGAAGAGTATGGACAAGAAGTCATGGATCAGGCTCTCGAGCGCCAAAGTGGTAGAGAAGATGAGGCTACGGCTGCCTTTAACCAAGTCTTTCAAACTTTGGCACAAAATCTTCAAGCTGGTTTACCTGCAACAGCAGCCGAAAACCAAGAGCAAGCAGCCAAGCTCTTGCAAGCCATTAGAACTTATGGATTTGACTGCTCTATTGAAGTATTCGGCCATATCGGTAAAGGCTACGTCTACAACCCAGAGTTTAAGGAAAACATTGACAAGTTTGGACCTGGAACAGCTCAATACACATCAGATGTTATTGCAACTTACGTTCGGACACAGACAAAATAA
- a CDS encoding mannose-6-phosphate isomerase — protein MSEPLFLQSVMQEKIWGGTKLRDEFGYDIPSEKIGEYWAISAHPNGVSKVANGRYEGTDLATLYAEHRELFGNRPEPVFPLLTKILDANDWLSVQVHPDDAYGLEHEGELGKTECWYIIAADEGSEIIYGHNAKSKEELRQQIEDKNWDALLTKVPVKAGDFFYVPSGTMHAIGAGILILETQQSSDTTYRVYDFDRKDDKGNLRELHLEKSIDVLNIGEPANSRPVTVKADDLRSTLLVSNDFFAVYKWEITGKVDFEKTADYSLFSVLAGQGHLTVDGKNYPIQKGSHFILPSDVEAWTLEGQGLELIVSHP, from the coding sequence ATGTCAGAACCATTATTTTTACAATCAGTTATGCAAGAAAAAATCTGGGGTGGAACCAAGCTACGTGATGAGTTTGGCTACGATATCCCAAGTGAAAAAATAGGAGAATACTGGGCTATCTCAGCACACCCAAATGGTGTTTCAAAGGTCGCTAATGGTCGCTACGAGGGAACAGACCTAGCTACCTTGTATGCGGAACACCGTGAATTGTTTGGCAATCGTCCAGAGCCTGTATTTCCACTCTTGACCAAAATTCTCGATGCCAATGACTGGCTCAGTGTCCAAGTTCACCCAGACGATGCCTATGGTCTAGAACATGAAGGCGAACTCGGAAAAACAGAGTGCTGGTACATCATCGCTGCGGATGAAGGTTCAGAGATTATCTACGGTCACAATGCCAAATCAAAAGAAGAACTCCGCCAGCAAATTGAGGACAAGAACTGGGATGCCTTGCTGACAAAAGTACCAGTTAAAGCTGGAGATTTCTTCTATGTACCAAGTGGTACCATGCACGCTATTGGGGCGGGTATCTTGATTCTTGAAACCCAGCAGTCTAGCGATACCACCTACCGTGTCTATGACTTTGACCGTAAGGATGACAAGGGCAACTTGCGTGAACTTCACCTTGAAAAATCCATCGATGTTTTGAACATTGGTGAGCCTGCTAATAGCCGTCCAGTAACTGTCAAAGCTGATGATTTGCGTTCCACTCTCCTTGTATCCAATGATTTCTTTGCGGTTTACAAATGGGAAATTACTGGAAAAGTTGACTTTGAAAAGACAGCAGACTACAGTTTGTTTAGTGTCTTAGCTGGTCAAGGTCACCTCACTGTTGACGGGAAAAACTATCCAATCCAAAAAGGTAGCCACTTTATCCTACCAAGTGATGTTGAAGCTTGGACCCTAGAAGGGCAAGGTTTGGAATTGATTGTTAGTCATCCATAA
- a CDS encoding 6-phospho-beta-glucosidase, translating to MIEILQFPEGFLWGGATAANQCEGAYNQDGRGLANVDVVPIGPDREAIITGQKKMFSFEECYFYPAKEAIDMYHHYKEDIALFAEMGFKTYRLSIAWTRIFPQGDEAEPNEAGLAFYEDLFKECHKYGIEPLVTITHFDCPMHLIREYGGWRNRRMLDFYANLCRTLFTRYKGLVKYWLTFNEINMILHAPFLGAGICFEEGENQEQVKYQAAHHELVASAMATKIAHEIDPENKVGCMLAAGQYYPNTAHPRDYWAAMEEDRKSYFFIDVQARGEYPNHAKKQWEREGIKIEMSTEDLDLLKNHTVDFVSFSYYASRVASGDPEVTNLTAGNVFASIKNPYLKSSEWGWQIGPLGLRITLNAIWDRYQKPMFIVENGLGAMDTPDENGYVADDYRIAYLEAHIKAMRDAIYQDGVELLGYTTWGCIDLVSAGTGEMNKRYGFIYVDRDNAGQGSLKRSKKKSFYWYKDVIASNGASIK from the coding sequence ATGATAGAAATACTACAATTTCCAGAAGGATTTCTCTGGGGTGGTGCAACGGCGGCTAATCAATGTGAGGGTGCTTATAATCAGGACGGTCGTGGTCTTGCTAATGTGGATGTGGTACCGATCGGTCCAGACCGTGAGGCCATTATTACAGGTCAGAAAAAGATGTTTTCGTTTGAGGAGTGCTATTTTTACCCAGCAAAGGAAGCCATTGATATGTACCATCATTACAAGGAAGATATTGCGCTTTTTGCAGAAATGGGATTTAAAACCTATCGACTTTCCATTGCTTGGACTCGGATTTTTCCGCAAGGTGACGAAGCAGAGCCAAATGAAGCTGGTCTAGCTTTTTATGAGGATTTGTTTAAAGAATGTCACAAGTATGGAATTGAACCACTGGTGACCATCACGCATTTCGATTGCCCCATGCACTTAATTAGGGAGTACGGTGGTTGGCGCAATCGTCGTATGTTGGACTTTTACGCAAATCTTTGTCGCACCCTCTTTACCCGTTACAAGGGCTTGGTCAAGTACTGGCTAACCTTCAACGAAATCAATATGATTCTGCATGCCCCCTTTTTAGGAGCTGGGATCTGTTTTGAAGAGGGGGAAAATCAAGAGCAAGTCAAATACCAAGCAGCCCACCATGAGCTGGTAGCCTCGGCTATGGCGACTAAAATTGCCCACGAAATTGACCCAGAAAACAAGGTGGGATGTATGTTGGCAGCAGGGCAATATTATCCTAACACTGCCCATCCGAGAGACTACTGGGCAGCTATGGAGGAAGACCGTAAGAGTTACTTTTTCATTGACGTCCAAGCGCGTGGGGAATACCCAAATCATGCCAAGAAGCAGTGGGAGCGTGAGGGAATTAAGATTGAAATGTCGACAGAAGATTTGGACTTGTTAAAGAATCACACTGTTGACTTTGTTTCCTTCTCTTACTATGCGAGTCGAGTGGCCTCAGGGGATCCAGAAGTGACGAATCTGACCGCTGGAAATGTCTTTGCCTCTATCAAAAATCCTTATCTGAAATCCTCTGAATGGGGTTGGCAGATTGGCCCACTGGGGCTTCGTATCACCCTCAATGCCATATGGGATCGTTATCAAAAGCCTATGTTCATCGTAGAAAATGGACTCGGTGCTATGGACACGCCAGATGAAAATGGCTATGTAGCAGATGACTATCGGATTGCTTATCTAGAAGCCCACATCAAGGCTATGCGAGATGCTATTTACCAAGATGGCGTTGAATTGCTTGGTTATACGACTTGGGGTTGTATAGATCTGGTTTCTGCTGGAACAGGCGAAATGAACAAGCGCTATGGTTTTATCTATGTGGATCGTGATAATGCAGGTCAAGGAAGTCTCAAACGGAGCAAGAAGAAATCCTTCTACTGGTACAAGGATGTCATTGCCAGCAATGGCGCAAGTATTAAGTAG
- a CDS encoding membrane protein: protein MSEKQMKVLGWVATFMSVMMYVSYFPQIMNNLAGQKGNFIQPLVAAINCSLWVYYGLFKKERDIPLAAANAPGIVFGLVTAITALI from the coding sequence ATGTCTGAAAAACAAATGAAAGTTTTGGGTTGGGTAGCGACCTTCATGTCTGTTATGATGTACGTCTCTTACTTCCCGCAAATTATGAACAACCTGGCTGGTCAAAAAGGGAACTTTATCCAGCCCTTGGTTGCAGCCATCAACTGTAGTCTCTGGGTTTACTACGGTCTTTTCAAGAAAGAAAGAGATATTCCCCTTGCGGCTGCTAATGCACCGGGTATCGTTTTTGGCCTAGTAACGGCTATCACAGCTTTGATTTAA
- a CDS encoding lactoylglutathione lyase, with protein sequence MNLNQLDIIVSDVPQVCADLERILDKKPDYVDDSFAQFTIGSHCLMLSQNHLIPLEDFQSGIILHIEVEDVDQNYQRLKELGIQVLNGPTVTDWGTESLLVKGPAGLVIDFYRMK encoded by the coding sequence ATGAATTTAAATCAATTAGATATTATCGTTTCAGATGTTCCCCAAGTCTGTGCTGACTTGGAGCGTATTTTGGATAAAAAGCCCGATTATGTTGATGACAGTTTTGCTCAGTTTACGATTGGCAGTCACTGTCTGATGTTGTCCCAAAATCATTTGATTCCTTTGGAAGATTTTCAGTCAGGAATCATTCTTCATATCGAGGTTGAGGATGTAGACCAGAATTACCAACGGTTGAAAGAACTTGGTATCCAGGTTTTAAACGGACCAACTGTAACCGATTGGGGAACAGAGTCCTTATTAGTTAAAGGGCCTGCTGGTCTAGTGATTGATTTTTATCGTATGAAGTAG
- a CDS encoding pyruvate oxidase translates to MTQGKITASAAMLNVLKTWGVDTIYGIPSGTLSSLMDALAEDKDIRFLQVRHEETGALAAVMQAKFGGSIGVAVGSGGPGATHLINGVYDAAMDNTPFLAILGSRPVNELNMDAFQELNQNPMYNGIAVYNKRVAYAEQLPKVIDEACRAAVSKKGPAVVEIPVNFGFQEIDENSYYGSGSYERSFIAPALNEVEIDKAVEILNNAERPVIYAGYGGVKAGEVITELSRKIKAPIITTGKNFEAFEWNYEGLTGSAYRVGWKPANEVVFEADTVLFLGSNFPFAEVYEAFKNTEKFIQVDIDPYKLGKRHALDASILGDAGQAAKAILDKVNPVESTPWWRANVKNNQNWRDYMNKIEGKTEGELQLYQVYNAINKHADQDAIYSIDVGDTTQTSTRHLHMTPKNMWRTSPLFATMGIALPGGIAAKKDNPDRQVWNIMGDGAFNMCYPDVITNVQYDLPVINVVFSNGKYAFIKDKYEDTNKHLFGCDFPNADYAKIAEAQGAVGFTVDRIEDIDAVVAEAVKLNKEGKTVVIDARITPHRPLPVEVLELDPKLHSEEAIKDFKEKYEAEELVPFRLFLEEEGLQSRAIK, encoded by the coding sequence ATGACTCAAGGGAAAATTACTGCATCTGCAGCAATGCTCAACGTATTGAAAACATGGGGCGTAGACACAATCTACGGTATCCCATCAGGAACACTCAGCTCATTGATGGACGCTTTGGCTGAAGACAAAGATATCCGTTTCTTGCAAGTTCGCCACGAAGAAACAGGTGCTCTTGCAGCGGTCATGCAAGCTAAATTTGGCGGCTCAATCGGGGTTGCTGTTGGTTCAGGTGGTCCAGGTGCGACTCACTTGATTAACGGTGTTTACGATGCAGCTATGGATAACACTCCATTCCTTGCTATCCTTGGATCACGTCCAGTTAACGAACTCAACATGGATGCCTTCCAAGAATTGAACCAAAACCCAATGTACAACGGTATCGCTGTTTACAACAAACGTGTCGCTTACGCTGAGCAATTGCCAAAAGTAATCGACGAAGCTTGCCGTGCTGCAGTTTCTAAAAAAGGTCCAGCTGTTGTTGAAATCCCAGTAAACTTCGGTTTCCAAGAAATCGACGAAAACTCTTACTACGGTTCAGGTTCATACGAACGTTCATTCATCGCTCCTGCTTTGAACGAAGTTGAAATTGACAAAGCAGTTGAAATCTTGAACAATGCTGAACGCCCAGTTATCTATGCTGGTTACGGTGGTGTTAAAGCTGGTGAAGTCATTACTGAATTGTCACGTAAAATCAAAGCACCAATCATCACAACTGGTAAAAACTTTGAAGCCTTTGAATGGAACTACGAAGGTTTGACAGGTTCTGCTTACCGTGTTGGTTGGAAACCAGCTAACGAAGTGGTCTTCGAAGCAGACACAGTTCTTTTCCTTGGTTCAAACTTCCCATTTGCTGAAGTTTACGAAGCATTCAAGAACACTGAAAAATTCATCCAAGTTGATATCGACCCTTACAAACTTGGCAAACGTCACGCCCTTGACGCTTCTATCCTTGGTGATGCAGGTCAAGCAGCGAAAGCAATCCTTGACAAAGTAAACCCAGTAGAATCTACTCCATGGTGGCGTGCAAACGTTAAGAACAACCAAAACTGGCGTGATTACATGAACAAAATCGAAGGTAAAACTGAGGGTGAATTGCAATTGTATCAAGTTTACAATGCAATCAACAAACATGCTGATCAAGACGCTATCTACTCAATCGACGTAGGTGACACTACTCAAACATCTACTCGTCACCTTCACATGACACCTAAGAACATGTGGCGTACATCTCCACTCTTTGCGACAATGGGTATTGCCCTTCCTGGTGGTATCGCTGCTAAGAAAGACAATCCAGATCGCCAAGTATGGAACATCATGGGTGACGGTGCATTCAACATGTGCTACCCAGACGTTATCACAAACGTTCAATACGACCTTCCAGTTATCAACGTTGTCTTCTCAAATGGTAAATATGCCTTCATCAAGGACAAATACGAAGACACAAACAAACACTTGTTTGGTTGTGACTTCCCTAATGCTGACTATGCGAAAATCGCTGAAGCTCAAGGTGCTGTAGGATTTACAGTTGACCGTATCGAAGACATCGATGCAGTTGTTGCAGAAGCTGTTAAACTCAACAAAGAAGGTAAAACTGTTGTGATCGATGCTCGCATCACTCCACACCGTCCACTTCCAGTAGAAGTACTTGAATTGGATCCAAAACTTCACTCAGAAGAAGCAATCAAAGACTTCAAGGAAAAATACGAAGCAGAAGAACTCGTACCATTCCGCCTCTTCTTGGAAGAAGAAGGATTGCAATCACGCGCAATTAAATAA